In Papaver somniferum cultivar HN1 chromosome 1, ASM357369v1, whole genome shotgun sequence, a genomic segment contains:
- the LOC113272236 gene encoding uncharacterized protein LOC113272236, with product MDLLVSLRFRMDKSWMSTDRTKKRYREGVAAFLRYAVNHLKEEGETYDEFLMLCPCTNCLNLCACSVGDVEDHLFVNGIDQTYTIWNKHGEKDEAITSSKPVNVNNAAEEFADDPIKFKKLLENAEKPLYEGCPNFTKLSAIVQLFKLKSKHGASDMFFNELLPLLKDMLPKEGNLMARSTYQAKKILKSMGSGWKVDRDGKVYENVPAKVLWYFDIIPRFQRLFQSKHTAKDLIWHDTTRNKDGVLRHPADSHAWREIDNNFPEIKGDPRNLRLAVSADGVDVNTGTKHHSGKRTWDAYAQEMFTLRAVVLWTINDYPALGTLCGCRYAGYHGCVVCRKKTHSIRLHDSNKNVYVGYRRFLPYEHPFRRQKGAFGGKQEWETAPEPMTGEEIYEENVGQSLVGTLLHNGNTKDGLNARKDLVRLGLKSELHPKTDDKGTILPAACYTLTTEEKDIFLETLSELRVPEGSISAKEIMVEELDKLQEDLCVTLCLLEKEVKLCGPVCFRWMYPFERCMKVIKGHVRNKNQPCGCIAEENVAEETIEIYCEYHKSIRTIGIPLDRHNTSQEGEPLSAEEPCIVTPEQLRQAHFYVMQNTPEIEPYIDRHKLYLETNYSTKKRAWLEKEHSNTFGAWLKNEVEKELADDRESISENLRWISHGPHYEVTKYTVYRINGYLFRTRSRDGRIHQNSGVSVAANDMHISRDDDVTYGKASYYGVLQEIWELDYCERKVHLFKCNWVDNKRGVKRDALGYKIVDLTMLGYKNDPFILASQAKQVFYVKDQLDKKKSIVFVTPPKNYRDDDGNDEEFSTVIFSANDNILPSVDPQDLGKESRNDYFRTDCRGLLIRKPK from the exons ATGGATCTACTGGTCTCTTTGCGTTTCAGAATGGATAAATCCTGGATGAGTACTGATAGAACGAAGAAACGTTATAGAGAAGGAGTTGCGGCGTTTCTGCGGTATGCTGTCAACCATCTCAAGGAGGAGGGTGAGACATATGATGAATTTCTTATGTTGTGTCCGTGTACAAATTGTTTAAATCTCTGTGCATGCTCCGTTGGCGACGTAGAAGATCATTTATTCGTAAATGGAATCGATCAAACGTATACTATTTGGAATAAGCATGGGGAAAAGGATGAGGCAATAACTAGTAGTAAGCCAGTTAACGTCAACAATG CTGCAGAAGAGTTCGCAGATGACCCTATAAAGTTTAAAAAGTTACTTGAAAATGCTGAAAAGCCCTTATACGAAGGATGTCCCAACTTCACAAAGTTGTCTGCAATTGTGCAGTTGTTTAAGTTGAAGAGTAAGCACGGTGCATCAGACAtgttttttaatgaattgttacCCTTGTTAAAGGACATGCTTCCCAAAGAAGGTAATTTAATGGCGAGGAGTACATATCAggcaaaaaaaatattgaaatcaATGGGTTCAGG ATGGAAAGTTGACAGGGATGGTAAAGTTTACGAGAATGTTCCAGCAAAGGTATTGTGGTACTTCGACATCATCCCAAGATTTCAGCGGCTGTTTCAATCGAAGCACACAGCAAAAGATTTGATATGGCACGATACCACTAGAAACAAAGACGGTGTTTTACGTCATCCGGCAGACTCACATGCTTGGAGAGAGATAGATAACAATTTCCCAGAAATTAAAGGTGATCCAAGAAATCTGCGGTTAGCTGTTTCGGCTGATGGAGTTGATGTAAACACAGGCACCAAACATCACAGT GGAAAGAGAACATGGGATGCATATGCCCAAGaaatgtttactctacgtgcagTTGTTTTGTGGACGATAAACGATTATCCTGCTCTTGGTACACTATGTGGTTGTCGCTACGCTGGATATCATGGTTGTGTGGTGTGTCGTAAAAAAACGCACAGTATTAGGCTtcatgactcaaacaagaatgttTATGTTGGTTATAGAAGATTTTTACCCTATGAGCATCCGTTCAGAAGGCAGAAGGGGGCATTTGGCGGAAAACAAGAGTGGGAGACTGCTCCAGAACCAATGACCGGGGAAGAAATATATGAGGAG AATGTGGGACAAAGTCTTGTTGGAACGTTGCTGCACAAcgggaatacaaaagatggattaaACGCCAGAAAGGATTTGGTGCGTTTGGGGTTAAAATCGGAGTTACACCCTAAGACAGATGACAAAGGAACGATACTTCCCGCAGCATGTTATACATTAACTACGGAAGAAAAAGACATATTCTTGGAGACACTATCCGAGTTAAGAGTTCCAGAAGG atcaATATCTGCCAAAGAAATCATGGTGGAAGAGCTAGATAAATtgcaagaggatctctgtgtgacGTTATGCTtactagagaa ggaagtgaagTTATGCGGTCCGGTttgctttcgatggatgtatcctttCGAAAGGTGTATGAAGGTTATAAAGGGGCATGTGCGAAACAAGAATCAACCTTGTGGATGCATTGCCGAAGAGAATGTTGCAGAAGAGACGATTGAGATATATTGTGAGTACCATAAAAGCATCAGGACAATTGGTATTCCACTAGATAGGCATAATACATCTCAGGAGGGAGAACCGTTATCAGCTGAAGAGCCGTGTATAGTTACCCCTGAACAGTTGAGACAAGCACATTTCTATGTAATGCAGAACACGCCTGAAATTGAGCCTTACATAGA CCGACACAAGCTATATTTGGAAACTAACTATTCTACTAAAAAGCGAGCATGGCTAGAGAAAGAGCACTCTAACACTTTTGGCGCTTGGTTAAAAAATGAG GTTGAAAAAGAGTTGGCAGACGACAGAGAAAGTATCTCAGAGAACTTAAGATGGATATCACACGGCCCGCACTACGAGGTAACGAAATACACTGTATATCGCATCAATGGATATCTATTCCGCACAAGATCCCGTGATGGTAGAATTCACCAGAATAGTGGGGTTAGCGTTGCAGCAAATGACATGCACATATCTAGAGATGATGATGTTACATATGGTAAAGCCTCTTATTATGGTGTCTTGCAAGAGATATGGGAGTTAGATTACTGTGAAAGAAAAGTTCATCTGTTCAAGTGCAATTGGGTTGATAATAAACGTGGGGTCAAAAGAGATGCTCTTGGCTACAAGATTGTTGACCTTACTATGTTGGGATACAAAAATGATCCTTTTATTTTAGCCTcacaagctaagcaggtattttatgtcaaAGACCAGTTAGATAAGAAAAAGTCTATTGTTTTTGTGACACCTCCCAAAAATTATAGAGATGACGATGGCAACGATGAGGAATTCAGTACAGTAATCTTTTCTGCGAATGATAATATCTTGCCGTCTGTAGATCCACAAGACTTGGGTAAAGAATCCCGAAATGATTACTTCCGAACTGACTGCCGAGGTTTACTTATACGCAAGCCAAAATGA